Proteins from a genomic interval of Xanthomonas sp. AM6:
- a CDS encoding ADOP family duplicated permease, which translates to MSAAIYWAETRQSWRALARKPGYLLLAVLTLALGVATTTAVFALLDQALLKPLPFPQPQQLVTLGKAVDGGHNIAAPGYYPPLRRLSALQSIGILRGFPVPANIARGDTSEVVAAISADEGFLRTLGLPMAAGRNFNAEEDRPGGPQAVILAHRFWQRYFGGDPAAVGRTLQVEGKPVQIVGVLPADFPWAEPFDVVRNMQPDLTATNLSTNEIIVARLRPGVSVAAASAQTAEVLKGVLRRSPYMTDDWWHQLQRDPPNALPLQGSLYSSYSGNTLWLFFAAAACVLLIAAINLTSLMLLRALGRSHDSAVRAALGAPWTRLSLPALAEGVLIGALGSLAGLALAWLGLRLLGGWVPLLWMRGEAAHLSGASALFALLAGGATALLAAALGIVRGRRRNLVTELAGGGRGGWSLQAGRLGRTLVIAQVAIAVVLLIGAALFTRTLQKLAEVPMGFESRSAMVFTLSPVKERYATAQDAVEQARRIVARLQQVPGIERVGVSSNPPTATQLSWSVEVDGGPSLDSQYRVVTPQFLEVFRIPLLAGRGIADGDVAGAENVCLVSASFAERYLHGQALGKIVTVPDDGDNHRLSMRVVGVVGDVRHTSPAEPPEPTVYQPLAQMSEPMWRIMRSFGALTYALRLHAGAKGVDERALRAAIGEVAPQQPIADLQSMNAVVATTTGEQKLNLLLVGLFAALALLLAAVGLYAVMAVAVAARQHEFGVRAALGAPPARLRQQVLREAGMQIGIGLLLGLGVAMALSRVLQRFLFEVRVADPLAIGAVLLVLAAAGLLAALAPARRAARVPPMQALRAE; encoded by the coding sequence ATGAGCGCCGCCATCTATTGGGCCGAGACGCGGCAATCCTGGCGCGCGCTGGCGCGCAAGCCCGGCTACCTGCTGCTGGCGGTGCTGACCCTGGCGCTGGGCGTGGCCACCACCACGGCGGTGTTCGCGCTGCTCGACCAGGCCTTGCTGAAGCCGCTGCCGTTCCCGCAGCCGCAGCAGCTGGTCACGCTGGGCAAGGCCGTCGATGGCGGCCACAACATCGCCGCGCCCGGCTATTACCCGCCGCTGCGGCGCCTGTCCGCCCTGCAGTCCATCGGCATCCTGCGCGGGTTTCCGGTGCCGGCCAACATCGCCCGCGGCGACACCAGCGAAGTGGTCGCGGCGATCAGCGCCGACGAGGGGTTCCTGCGCACGTTGGGGCTGCCGATGGCGGCGGGGCGCAATTTCAACGCCGAGGAGGATCGGCCCGGCGGACCGCAGGCGGTGATCCTCGCGCATCGTTTCTGGCAGCGCTATTTCGGCGGCGATCCGGCGGCGGTAGGCCGCACGCTGCAGGTGGAGGGCAAGCCGGTGCAGATCGTCGGCGTGTTGCCGGCGGACTTTCCCTGGGCCGAGCCGTTCGACGTGGTCCGCAACATGCAGCCGGACCTGACCGCGACCAATCTGTCCACCAACGAGATCATCGTGGCGCGCTTGCGTCCGGGCGTCAGTGTGGCGGCCGCCTCCGCGCAGACCGCGGAGGTGCTCAAGGGCGTGCTGCGCCGCAGTCCGTACATGACCGACGACTGGTGGCACCAGCTGCAGCGCGACCCGCCGAACGCGTTGCCGCTGCAGGGCAGCCTGTACAGTTCCTACAGCGGCAACACGCTGTGGCTGTTCTTCGCCGCGGCGGCCTGCGTGCTGCTGATCGCCGCGATCAACCTGACCAGCCTGATGCTGCTGCGCGCGCTGGGCCGCAGCCACGACAGCGCGGTGCGCGCCGCGCTCGGCGCACCGTGGACGCGGCTGAGCCTGCCGGCACTGGCCGAAGGCGTGCTGATCGGCGCGCTCGGCAGCCTGGCCGGGCTGGCCCTGGCCTGGCTCGGCCTGCGCCTGCTCGGCGGCTGGGTGCCGCTGCTGTGGATGCGCGGCGAGGCCGCGCACCTGAGCGGCGCCAGCGCGCTGTTCGCGCTGCTCGCCGGCGGCGCCACGGCGCTGCTGGCCGCGGCGCTGGGCATCGTCCGCGGCCGCCGCCGCAACCTGGTGACGGAGCTGGCCGGCGGCGGCCGTGGCGGCTGGAGCCTGCAGGCCGGCCGCCTCGGCCGCACCCTGGTGATCGCGCAGGTGGCCATCGCCGTGGTGCTGCTGATCGGCGCGGCGCTGTTCACGCGCACCCTGCAAAAACTGGCGGAGGTGCCGATGGGCTTCGAGAGCCGCTCCGCGATGGTGTTCACCCTGTCGCCGGTGAAGGAGCGCTATGCCACGGCGCAGGACGCGGTGGAGCAGGCCCGGCGCATCGTCGCGCGGCTGCAACAGGTGCCGGGCATCGAACGCGTCGGCGTCTCCAGCAATCCGCCGACGGCGACGCAGCTGAGCTGGAGCGTGGAGGTGGACGGCGGTCCCTCCCTCGATAGCCAGTACCGCGTGGTCACGCCGCAGTTCCTGGAGGTGTTCCGTATTCCGTTGCTGGCCGGCCGCGGCATCGCCGACGGCGACGTGGCCGGCGCCGAGAATGTGTGCCTGGTCAGTGCCTCGTTCGCGGAGCGCTATCTGCACGGGCAGGCGCTCGGCAAGATCGTGACCGTCCCCGACGACGGCGACAACCACCGTTTGTCGATGCGGGTGGTCGGCGTGGTCGGCGACGTGCGCCACACCAGCCCGGCCGAGCCGCCGGAGCCGACGGTGTACCAGCCGCTGGCGCAGATGAGCGAGCCGATGTGGCGGATCATGCGCAGCTTCGGCGCGTTGACCTATGCGCTGCGGCTGCATGCGGGCGCGAAGGGCGTGGACGAGCGCGCGCTGCGCGCGGCGATCGGCGAAGTGGCGCCGCAGCAGCCGATCGCCGATCTGCAGTCGATGAACGCCGTGGTCGCCACCACCACCGGCGAGCAGAAGCTCAACTTGCTGCTGGTCGGCCTGTTCGCCGCGCTGGCGCTGTTGCTGGCCGCGGTCGGCCTGTACGCGGTGATGGCGGTGGCGGTGGCCGCGCGCCAGCACGAGTTCGGCGTGCGCGCCGCGCTCGGCGCGCCGCCGGCGCGGCTGCGGCAACAGGTATTGCGCGAGGCCGGCATGCAGATCGGGATAGGGCTGCTGCTGGGCCTGGGCGTGGCGATGGCGCTGTCGCGGGTGCTGCAACGCTTCCTGTTCGAGGTGCGGGTGGCCGATCCGCTGGCGATCGGCGCGGTGCTGCTGGTACTGGCCGCGGCCGGCCTGCTCGCGGCGCTGGCGCCGGCGCGGCGGGCGGCGCGGGTGCCGCCGATGCAGGCGTTGCGCGCCGAATGA
- a CDS encoding ABC transporter ATP-binding protein, producing the protein MTAVPAHPAEPLIRLQGLGKVFHTDEVETHALAEIALDVAHGDFVAITGPSGCGKSTLLSILGLLDAPSGGTYRLNGRSVAELDAVGRARIRNAEIGFIFQAFNLIADLTVEENVALPLTYRDGAERGRIRQRVREVLELVGMHHRHRHYPGQLSGGQQQRVAVARALAGNPSILLADEPTGNLDTRNGEAVMQLLEQLHDNGTTLCMVTHDPAFARRAQRIVHMLDGRIVDEDTFERLRHEQDVALPARAAEQAR; encoded by the coding sequence ATGACCGCAGTTCCCGCACATCCCGCCGAGCCGCTGATCCGCCTGCAAGGGCTGGGCAAGGTGTTCCATACCGACGAGGTGGAAACCCATGCCCTGGCCGAGATCGCGCTGGACGTGGCGCATGGCGATTTCGTCGCCATCACCGGGCCGTCCGGCTGCGGCAAGTCGACCCTGCTGTCGATCCTCGGCCTGCTCGACGCGCCCAGCGGCGGCACGTACCGGCTCAACGGCCGCAGCGTCGCCGAACTGGACGCGGTCGGTCGCGCGCGCATCCGCAACGCCGAGATCGGCTTCATCTTCCAGGCCTTCAACCTGATCGCCGACCTCACCGTGGAGGAGAACGTGGCGCTGCCGCTGACCTACCGCGACGGCGCCGAGCGCGGCCGCATCCGCCAGCGCGTGCGCGAGGTGCTGGAACTGGTCGGCATGCACCATCGCCACCGGCACTATCCGGGGCAGCTGTCCGGCGGCCAGCAGCAGCGCGTGGCGGTGGCGCGCGCGCTGGCCGGCAATCCTTCGATCCTGCTCGCCGACGAGCCCACCGGCAACCTCGACACGCGCAACGGCGAGGCGGTGATGCAGCTGCTCGAGCAGCTGCACGACAACGGCACCACCTTGTGCATGGTCACCCACGATCCGGCGTTCGCGCGGCGCGCGCAGCGCATCGTGCACATGCTCGACGGGCGCATCGTCGACGAAGACACCTTCGAGCGGCTGCGCCACGAGCAGGACGTGGCGCTGCCGGCGCGCGCCGCGGAGCAGGCGCGATGA
- a CDS encoding HlyD family efflux transporter periplasmic adaptor subunit: MDIAKQPAARHRRRLVVALAIAVALLALLATLGLGRAAPRVARSELWIDAATRGEMRREIRANGVLVPRQIRWITAGATATVQQQLVDAGARVQADTLILQLANPELDAGLDRARAALAGADADVAALRAALASQLLDQQALQAQADSDWRIAQVRAQAYQRGHDGGAISAIDLTQSQITEAQQHGRATIEAKRVAAFRQNMAAQLRAAQARRAQAASALAVAAQQAASLQVRAGSAGILQQVDVEPGQRVEVGAKLARVARPDELLARLQVPEVLAKDVIDGLPVAVDTHNGVVGGQVARIDPAVRSGSVVVDVRLAPPLPLGVRPDLSVDGRIVLGTLRDVVSIPRPALAAPNTAGDLFVLREGGARAQRIRVRFGAASSDRIEVRAGLRAGDQVVLSDTSQWNAYATLRLR, from the coding sequence ATGGATATCGCCAAGCAGCCCGCCGCCCGCCATCGCCGCCGTCTCGTCGTCGCGCTCGCCATCGCCGTGGCGCTGTTGGCGCTGCTGGCCACGCTCGGCCTGGGCAGGGCCGCCCCGCGCGTGGCGCGCAGCGAGCTGTGGATCGATGCGGCCACGCGCGGCGAGATGCGCCGCGAGATCCGCGCCAACGGCGTGCTGGTGCCGCGGCAGATCCGCTGGATCACCGCCGGCGCCACCGCCACCGTGCAGCAGCAGTTGGTCGATGCCGGCGCGCGGGTGCAGGCCGACACGCTGATCCTGCAACTGGCCAATCCCGAACTGGACGCCGGCCTGGACCGCGCCCGCGCCGCGCTGGCCGGCGCCGATGCCGACGTGGCCGCGCTGCGCGCCGCGCTGGCCTCGCAACTGCTGGACCAGCAGGCGCTGCAGGCGCAGGCCGACTCGGACTGGCGCATCGCGCAGGTCAGGGCGCAGGCCTACCAGCGCGGCCACGACGGCGGCGCGATCTCGGCGATCGACCTGACCCAGAGCCAGATCACCGAGGCCCAGCAGCATGGCCGCGCCACCATCGAGGCCAAGCGCGTGGCCGCCTTCCGCCAGAACATGGCCGCGCAGCTGCGCGCCGCGCAGGCGCGGCGTGCGCAGGCCGCCAGCGCGCTGGCCGTCGCCGCGCAACAGGCGGCCTCGCTGCAGGTGCGCGCCGGCAGCGCCGGCATCCTGCAGCAGGTGGACGTGGAACCGGGCCAGCGCGTCGAGGTCGGCGCCAAGCTGGCGCGGGTCGCGCGCCCGGACGAACTGCTGGCGCGGCTGCAGGTGCCCGAAGTGCTGGCCAAGGACGTGATCGACGGCCTGCCGGTCGCGGTGGACACGCACAACGGCGTGGTCGGCGGACAGGTGGCGCGGATCGATCCGGCGGTGCGCAGCGGCAGCGTGGTGGTCGACGTGCGGCTGGCGCCGCCGCTGCCGCTGGGCGTGCGCCCGGACCTGTCGGTGGACGGCCGCATCGTGCTCGGCACGCTGCGCGACGTGGTCAGCATCCCGCGCCCGGCGCTGGCCGCGCCCAACACCGCCGGCGACCTGTTCGTGCTGCGCGAGGGCGGCGCGCGCGCGCAGCGCATCCGCGTGCGCTTCGGCGCCGCCTCCAGCGACCGCATCGAAGTCCGCGCCGGCCTGCGCGCCGGCGACCAGGTCGTGCTGTCCGACACCAGCCAGTGGAATGCCTACGCCACCCTGCGCTTACGCTAG
- a CDS encoding DeoR/GlpR family DNA-binding transcription regulator, protein MTAAADALPQERQQAILQRLREHGRVVATELAAAFAVSEDSIRRDLRELAAQGLCRRVYGGALPPTPSVAPLPQRREEHAERKRALAQAAVELVRPGQVLLIDAGSTNSAIAAALPPRQGLTVVTNAPDIAQLLMPREGFEILLIGGRVDPRIGAAVGAQALQQLRQLRADLCFPGACAIDPERGLWGVDGEESLFKRAMVEASAETIAVVTSDKLGALAAHQVVGVEAIDRLVVEHDAPAGLLAAFAAQAVQVHRAGPAEAAG, encoded by the coding sequence ATGACCGCGGCCGCCGACGCGCTGCCGCAGGAACGCCAGCAGGCGATCCTGCAACGCCTGCGCGAACACGGCCGGGTCGTGGCCACCGAACTGGCCGCCGCGTTCGCGGTGTCCGAGGACTCGATCCGCCGCGACCTGCGCGAGCTCGCCGCGCAGGGCCTGTGCCGCCGCGTCTACGGCGGCGCGCTGCCGCCCACGCCCAGCGTCGCGCCGCTGCCGCAGCGGCGCGAGGAACACGCCGAGCGCAAGCGTGCCCTGGCCCAAGCTGCTGTGGAACTGGTGCGGCCCGGGCAGGTGCTGCTGATCGACGCCGGTTCCACCAACAGCGCCATCGCCGCCGCCCTGCCGCCGCGGCAGGGCCTGACCGTGGTCACCAACGCGCCGGACATCGCCCAGCTGCTGATGCCGCGCGAAGGTTTCGAGATCCTGCTGATCGGCGGCCGCGTCGATCCGCGCATCGGCGCGGCGGTGGGCGCGCAGGCGCTGCAGCAACTGCGCCAGCTGCGCGCCGACCTGTGCTTCCCCGGCGCCTGCGCGATCGACCCGGAGCGCGGCCTGTGGGGCGTGGACGGCGAGGAAAGCCTGTTCAAGCGCGCCATGGTCGAGGCCAGCGCCGAGACCATCGCCGTGGTGACCAGCGACAAGCTGGGCGCGCTGGCCGCGCACCAGGTGGTGGGCGTGGAGGCGATCGATCGCCTGGTGGTCGAGCACGATGCGCCCGCCGGCCTGCTCGCGGCCTTCGCCGCGCAGGCGGTGCAGGTGCATCGCGCCGGTCCTGCCGAGGCCGCCGGCTAG
- a CDS encoding HAD family phosphatase encodes MPSPPAHAPDTVIFDLGGVLIDWNPRHLYRHLFDDHAAMERFLAEVCSPQWNERQDAGRPWREAVAELSAAHPAQAELIAAYHLRWEETLGGPLQASVDILEELHAQGVRLYALTNWSQETFPVALRRYAFLQRFAGILVSGQERLVKPDPAIFALLLSRYAIDPARAVFVDDAPRNVRAAAAQGLHALQFRDAATLRAELRALGLPLRGAGQDA; translated from the coding sequence ATGCCATCCCCTCCCGCGCACGCACCGGACACGGTGATTTTCGATCTCGGCGGCGTGCTGATCGACTGGAACCCGCGCCATCTGTACCGGCACCTGTTCGACGACCACGCCGCGATGGAGCGCTTCCTCGCCGAGGTGTGCTCGCCGCAATGGAACGAGCGCCAGGACGCCGGGCGCCCGTGGCGCGAGGCGGTCGCCGAACTGAGCGCGGCGCATCCGGCGCAGGCCGAGCTGATCGCCGCCTACCACCTGCGCTGGGAGGAGACGCTCGGCGGCCCGCTGCAGGCCAGCGTGGACATCCTGGAGGAGCTGCACGCGCAGGGCGTGCGCCTGTACGCGCTGACCAACTGGTCGCAGGAGACCTTCCCGGTCGCGCTGCGGCGCTACGCGTTCCTGCAGCGCTTCGCCGGCATCCTGGTGTCCGGGCAGGAGCGGCTGGTGAAGCCGGACCCGGCGATCTTCGCGCTGCTGCTGTCGCGCTACGCGATCGATCCGGCGCGCGCGGTGTTCGTCGACGATGCGCCGCGCAACGTGCGCGCCGCCGCCGCGCAGGGCCTGCACGCGCTGCAGTTCCGCGACGCGGCCACGCTGCGCGCCGAGCTGCGCGCGCTGGGCCTGCCACTGCGCGGCGCCGGGCAGGACGCATGA
- a CDS encoding MFS transporter, which translates to MDGDPRSFPDASARPAIHATRWVFLLSGIAMAAWAPMVPYVKARFALDDAALGLVLLAFGGGSILAMPLSGVLSHRFGSRAVMVVSGLALCLGLPLVALAPNLPSVVAALLYFGAALGALDVAMNAHGVETEKRAGRPVMSSFHGVFSVGGLTGAAAMSALLALGAPLLAATLAVSVLLLALLLWQRSGLLVVVAHDPAQRTPLRLPRGVVLALAALCFICLLAEGAMLDWSAVLLRDFHGVNTRYAGVGYALFSVAMAAGRFGGDRVVARIGQPAMLAAGASLAAGGLLLATQLPGLASGLLGYALVGLGVSNLVPILFGAAGRLPGTSPAVAIAALTTLGYTGLLAGPALIGFLAHASSLPTALLAVAGLLLLVATGSRLLRH; encoded by the coding sequence ATGGACGGCGATCCGCGTTCCTTTCCCGATGCATCCGCCCGCCCGGCGATCCACGCCACCCGCTGGGTGTTCCTGCTGTCGGGCATCGCGATGGCCGCGTGGGCGCCGATGGTGCCGTACGTGAAAGCGCGCTTCGCGCTGGACGACGCCGCGTTGGGCCTGGTGCTGCTGGCCTTCGGCGGCGGCTCGATCCTGGCGATGCCGCTGTCGGGCGTGCTCAGCCACCGCTTCGGCAGCCGCGCGGTGATGGTCGTCTCCGGGCTGGCGCTGTGCCTGGGTCTGCCGCTGGTGGCGCTGGCGCCGAACCTGCCGAGCGTGGTCGCCGCGCTGCTGTACTTCGGTGCCGCGCTCGGCGCGCTGGACGTGGCGATGAACGCGCACGGCGTGGAGACCGAGAAGCGCGCCGGGCGGCCGGTGATGTCCAGCTTCCACGGCGTGTTCAGCGTCGGCGGGCTGACCGGCGCGGCGGCGATGAGCGCGCTGCTCGCCCTCGGCGCGCCGCTGCTGGCGGCCACGCTGGCAGTGTCGGTGCTGCTGCTGGCGCTGCTGCTGTGGCAACGCTCCGGCCTGCTGGTGGTCGTCGCCCACGATCCGGCGCAGCGCACCCCGCTGCGCCTGCCGCGCGGGGTGGTGCTGGCGCTGGCCGCGCTGTGCTTCATCTGCCTGCTCGCCGAGGGCGCGATGCTCGACTGGAGCGCGGTGCTGCTGCGCGATTTCCACGGCGTGAACACGCGCTACGCCGGCGTCGGCTACGCGCTGTTCTCGGTGGCGATGGCGGCCGGCCGCTTCGGCGGCGACCGCGTGGTCGCGCGCATCGGCCAGCCGGCGATGCTGGCGGCCGGCGCCTCGCTGGCCGCCGGCGGCCTGCTGCTGGCCACGCAGCTGCCCGGCCTCGCCAGCGGCCTGCTCGGCTATGCGCTGGTCGGCCTGGGCGTGTCGAACCTGGTGCCGATCCTGTTCGGCGCGGCCGGGCGCCTGCCCGGCACCTCGCCGGCGGTGGCGATCGCGGCGCTGACCACGCTCGGCTACACCGGCCTGCTCGCCGGCCCGGCGCTGATCGGCTTCCTGGCCCACGCCAGCAGCCTGCCGACCGCCTTGCTGGCGGTGGCCGGGCTGCTGCTGCTGGTGGCGACGGGTTCGCGGCTGCTGCGACACTGA